One segment of Pyramidobacter piscolens W5455 DNA contains the following:
- a CDS encoding PucR family transcriptional regulator has protein sequence MTTTVRETLALESFKGFHVLAGFGGLDREISTTTFIEAPDSWKWIRGGECVLTLAYAFQTEEQLLALVRELIERQATCIGIKTERYIKQVPQSVLDLADQHKFPIIDIPISVPFAAIIHPVQSLIIHDQARLLKYSEKVRHTFFGLSVRAAEIEEIMQVLCEFTHVDLAFMDLATDRKYIFSDSPQLPAALDTLPLKDVLNLYPHEDVMLNGRLLGHLIFDADAEKLKDRWSEIPINQAKGALLLYFQRREVRHQVESRYRNEFVQDLITRNIRMEQEAWNRAKSFNWNLEGPQRVVIVDIDNYKSCLTRAISGGQGVNAIENSKSRIYAIARSFLARLNGGKYPYAEMSDSIVFIFPSGDENGGGFFNDLLRRTLADMMKVIQTETGFTVTVGVGDPCNNVFDCPESYRQAQQGLELLRRSTGGNVIASWSEMGVYKLLYGVVGTPEGSGFMERYLGPLLNDERPAGATLLNTLQTTVSCNWNLKDAATAMNVHYNTLKYRWRKICDILGIDPSKSGDRLNVMIALKLYRMHKKA, from the coding sequence ATGACGACGACTGTGCGGGAAACGTTGGCCCTGGAGTCTTTCAAGGGGTTTCATGTGCTGGCGGGATTTGGCGGGCTCGACCGGGAAATTTCCACCACGACCTTTATCGAAGCCCCTGACTCGTGGAAATGGATCCGCGGCGGCGAGTGCGTGCTCACGCTGGCTTACGCTTTTCAGACGGAAGAACAGCTGCTCGCGCTCGTCCGCGAACTGATCGAACGTCAGGCCACCTGCATCGGCATCAAGACCGAACGCTACATCAAACAGGTTCCCCAGTCGGTGCTCGACCTGGCCGACCAGCATAAATTCCCCATCATCGACATTCCCATTTCCGTCCCCTTTGCCGCCATCATTCACCCGGTGCAGTCGCTGATCATTCACGACCAGGCGCGCCTGCTCAAATACTCCGAAAAAGTTCGCCACACCTTTTTCGGCCTCAGCGTGCGGGCGGCGGAGATCGAGGAAATCATGCAGGTGCTCTGCGAATTCACGCACGTGGATCTGGCCTTCATGGATCTCGCGACGGACAGAAAGTACATTTTCTCCGATTCGCCGCAACTGCCGGCGGCGTTGGATACGCTTCCGCTCAAGGACGTGCTGAATCTTTATCCCCACGAGGACGTGATGCTCAACGGCCGGCTTTTGGGACACCTCATTTTCGACGCCGACGCCGAAAAGCTCAAAGACCGCTGGTCGGAGATCCCGATCAATCAGGCCAAGGGCGCGCTGCTCCTGTACTTTCAGCGCCGCGAGGTTCGGCATCAGGTGGAATCGCGTTATCGCAACGAATTCGTGCAGGACCTGATCACCCGTAACATCCGCATGGAGCAGGAGGCTTGGAATCGAGCCAAGAGTTTCAACTGGAACCTTGAAGGTCCTCAGCGCGTGGTCATCGTCGATATCGACAACTACAAGAGCTGCCTGACCCGCGCCATTTCCGGCGGCCAGGGCGTGAACGCCATCGAAAACAGCAAGTCGCGTATCTACGCGATCGCCCGGTCGTTCCTGGCGCGTCTTAACGGCGGAAAATATCCCTATGCGGAGATGAGCGACTCGATCGTCTTTATCTTTCCTTCGGGCGACGAAAACGGGGGAGGATTCTTCAACGACCTGCTGCGGCGCACTCTGGCCGATATGATGAAGGTGATCCAGACCGAAACCGGTTTTACGGTGACAGTCGGCGTAGGCGATCCGTGCAACAACGTCTTCGACTGCCCCGAAAGCTACCGACAGGCCCAGCAAGGACTCGAACTTCTGCGCCGCAGCACGGGCGGCAACGTTATCGCCTCATGGTCGGAAATGGGCGTCTATAAACTGCTGTATGGCGTGGTCGGTACTCCCGAAGGCAGCGGCTTCATGGAACGTTATCTGGGGCCGCTTCTGAACGATGAGCGGCCTGCCGGCGCCACGCTGCTGAATACGCTCCAGACGACGGTGAGCTGCAATTGGAACTTGAAAGACGCGGCCACGGCAATGAACGTTCACTATAACACGCTCAAGTACCGCTGGCGGAAGATCTGCGACATCCTCGGCATCGATCCGTCCAAAAGCGGCGACCGACTCAACGTGATGATCGCCTTGAAGCTGTACCGCATGCACAAAAAGGCGTAA